Genomic window (bacterium):
CCCCGTCATGGTGGCCCAGGCGGTGGAGTACCTTCTCCGCCAATCCCCCCGGGCCTGGACCGAATTGATGACGATTTACCCCCCGGAAGGCAAGGTGGAGCCTGCTTCAACCGAGGATTGAGGAATCTGCCATTTATCCGCATAATGGTTAGGATGGAAAAGGATGGCTCAGAGCCATATTTTTTTGGTTTTGCCCTAGCCCTGGAGGGGTGATCCGCCGTGTCTACTGTTATCGGAATTGTTGTCGGCGGGAGCCTTCTTTTTTATGCCATCCTCACCTCCGGGGGGATCGCAATTTTCTATGATCCCCCTTCGATAATGATTGTCGGCGGGGGGACGCTCGCCGCGGCCCTCATCAGTTTTCCGCTCCCGCGGGTGATCGGCGTTTTTAAGGTCTTGAAAACCGCGTTCGGACGGGAAATCGCGGATCCGAGCGCGTACATATCCGCGATCGTCCGTTTGGCGCACAAGGCTCGGAAAGAGTCCATCCTGAGTCTTCAGGAGGACGCCGGCCGCGTCAAAAACCGCTTTATGCGGCTGGGACTGCAGCTGATCATCGACGGTCAGCCGCCGGAACTGGTTCGGGCGGTGCTGGAGACCGAACTCGAGGGACTTCATGCCCGGCATGAGGAGGGCGCCTACATCTTCAAAACGATGGGGCGTTTCTCGCCGGCCTTCGGATTGATCGGGACCCTGATCGGTCTCATCTCCATGCTCCGGAGCCTCTCGGGCGGAACCGAAAATCTCGGGCCCGGGATGGCGGTTGCCCTTATCACCACGTTTTATGGCGCGCTGGGGGCCAACCTAT
Coding sequences:
- a CDS encoding motility protein A; the encoded protein is MSTVIGIVVGGSLLFYAILTSGGIAIFYDPPSIMIVGGGTLAAALISFPLPRVIGVFKVLKTAFGREIADPSAYISAIVRLAHKARKESILSLQEDAGRVKNRFMRLGLQLIIDGQPPELVRAVLETELEGLHARHEEGAYIFKTMGRFSPAFGLIGTLIGLISMLRSLSGGTENLGPGMAVALITTFYGALGANLFFLPVAEKLTSRSETEVLQIRIIIEGVLMIQEGNNPRLLEQRLNAHLQPEQRIQHFERMLRREKQQQTES